TGATCATTCTCTATAACTGGAGCAGGAGTCTTGAAAAGGAAGTAGATCTGAAGACCCAGGAACTGAAAGAATCAAATGCATCGCTCAGGGCTGCGAACACCAAGCTTAAGGAACTGGACCGCCTGAAAACCGAATTCCTGTCAATCGTGTCACATGAGCTTAAAACGCCTCTGACTGCCATGAGAACTTCAAGTGAGTTCCTGCGGGAAAGCGATGATTGCAATATTTCTGTAAGAAGGCAGATGCTTGATATAATTATCAGGAACATAGACCGCCAGTCAAGAATGGTGGATGACCTTCTGGACATATCAAGAATTGAATCCAACCGCATGAAATTCCATAAAGAACCTGTGGATATTGAGGAAGCAGTTCATACTTCTCTTGAGATGCTTTCAACTGCTCTTAAAGAGAAAGGCATGAATGTTCTGATAGAAATTCCAAATGAAATATCTCGGGTCTATACTGATAAAGATAAACTGGTTCAGGTTTTTGTAAATCTCCTGAACAATGCTGTGAAGTTCAGTAAAAAGGGCGGTAACATAAGAATAACAGCAGAGAATGCATCCGATTTTGTAAAGATATGTGTAATTGACGATGGGATAGGAATGGGTAAGGCTGAGCTGGAGAAGATATTTGATAAGTTCTACCAGATAGACAGCACTTCTACACGCAAGGTAGGAGGAAGTGGTCTTGGCCTTTCTATTGTGAAAGGTATCATAGAAGGGCAGGGTGGAAGTATAACCGCCACCAGTGAGCAGGGCAAAGGCAGTACTTTTATTTTCACGTTGAACAAGGCATAATTTAAAGTGAGGTTAACGGATGATAGTAACTACAACAGATGGCATCGATGGAAAAGAACTTGAGATTATTTCCGTGGTTTTCGGGAATACTGTACGTGCCAAGCATATTGGCAGTGACATTGCAGCAGGGCTGAAAAATATCGTCGGCGGAGAGCTTAAAGGATATTCGGATATGTTGACCCAGGCCAGGAAAGAAGCATACGACCGTATGGTAGAAAGTGCAGAGCAGTTAAATGCTGATGCTATTGTGAGCGTGAGGTTTACAACATCTCAGACAATGGCAGGTGCAGCAGAGTTACTTGCATACGGAACTGCTGTCAGGATAAAGTAAGTTTGTCTATTGATCAATGGACTTACTGAGCTTCAGTTATTCTCATTGGGTATCGGGATCGTAAAGCTGAAATTGCTTCCTTTATTTATCTCGGTTTCGACGTTCACGCTTCCACCATGCATTTCAACGAATTCCTTGACGATGCTGAGTCCAAGCCCGGCACCTTCAAATTTACGGTTGAGTGATGAATCGATCTGTGAGAATGGCTGGAACAACTTACCTATGTTCTCTTTTTCAATTCCAATGCCGTTATCTTTTACCGAAACACTTAGCATCTGACCTTCTTTTGTAACATCCACTTTAATGTTTCCACATTCATCAGTAAACTTAATGGCATTATTGATAAGATTGTATAGCACAGTTTTGAATTTGTTCTTATCAGCTTTTATTGTCTTTATGTCTTCGTCCATGCAGAACTGAAGGTCTATGTGCTTTTTCTTTGCCATTGGAAGTGTGGAATTCTTGATATCCTTGATTATCACGGGAACTGAGAACTCTTTAATGTCCAGTTCTATTTTTCCTTCCTCTATTGCCGACAGTTCTATCATTGAGTTGAGAAGAAGGAGCAAGCGGTTTCCACTTCTTTTGACAACTTCCAGGTATTCTTTCTGTTCTTTGGTAGTTGTTCCAACATAGTCTTCATGTAAAAGGTCCGAATATCCGATTATTAGATTCAGGGGTGTTCTCAGTTCATGACTAATATTTGAGAGGAACTGTCTTTTAGTACGGTTTGCGTTTTCAGTGATGAGTTTTGCAAAAACAAGTGCTTGTTCTGCTTTTTTCCGTTCTGTTATATCGTTGCCTGATGACAGGACTCCTGTTATATTGCCATTTTCATCTTTGATGTATATATTGTGCCAGGCAAATATCCGGTCTCCATCTTTTGTTTTGATGGGGGCTTCAAAATAAGGCTGGAATTTTATTTCTCCCTGAATTAACCTTTTATAATCTGTTTTTCCTTTTTCTACAAGTTCCTCTGGAAGCGATTCATCAAACCAGTTGCTGGATATGAGCTGACATTCCTCTTTCCCAAATATTTCACATCCTTTTTTATTTATCAGTTTGATATTGCCTTCAGTGTCAATTGCAAGTATAATTACTCCGACAATGTCAAGATAGTTCTGTGCACGATCCCTTTCTTCTTTGAGCCTTACCTCAACTTGCTTGAGTCTTGCAATATCGACCATCAGGCCGTTAATTCCCTTGAATTCTCCGTTCCTTATTATTGGTCTGGACGTGGTGTGCACGTAACTTATTTTTCCATCCTTTTTCACGATTCTGAACATATATGGTTTATGTTCTCCTGCAACTGTTTTTTCAATGTCGGTGAGCAGGCCGCAGATATCATCAGGATGTACATGTTTTGTAAAATGTGTTCCTAGAACTTCTTCTATTGTATAACCGGTTATGTTTTCAATTGCCGGATTGATGTAAGTGAAAAATCCTTCTATATCTACTGAAAAAAGAACGTCGTTAAGGTTGTTCAGTCTTTCACAGTAGAACTCTTCTGTGTCTTTGAGTTTTGATTCGGCAATTTCCAATCTTTCATTAAGGTCAGCAATTTTTTTGTTGAGCTCGTTTACTAAAACCTGATTCTTCTGACCATCTGAGTATTCTTCCGATATGTATTCTTTTTCTGTCATCTGCCTGGAAACCGCCGTAAGTAGTGTGTTTAGTTCTGGAATTCCTTAATCATCACTCATTTGCGATGTTGGGTCGAAGCGTACAACTATAGCATTAACTCTACTACTATGTCTGCTGAC
The sequence above is a segment of the uncultured Methanolobus sp. genome. Coding sequences within it:
- a CDS encoding heavy metal-binding domain-containing protein gives rise to the protein MIVTTTDGIDGKELEIISVVFGNTVRAKHIGSDIAAGLKNIVGGELKGYSDMLTQARKEAYDRMVESAEQLNADAIVSVRFTTSQTMAGAAELLAYGTAVRIK
- a CDS encoding PAS domain-containing sensor histidine kinase codes for the protein MTEKEYISEEYSDGQKNQVLVNELNKKIADLNERLEIAESKLKDTEEFYCERLNNLNDVLFSVDIEGFFTYINPAIENITGYTIEEVLGTHFTKHVHPDDICGLLTDIEKTVAGEHKPYMFRIVKKDGKISYVHTTSRPIIRNGEFKGINGLMVDIARLKQVEVRLKEERDRAQNYLDIVGVIILAIDTEGNIKLINKKGCEIFGKEECQLISSNWFDESLPEELVEKGKTDYKRLIQGEIKFQPYFEAPIKTKDGDRIFAWHNIYIKDENGNITGVLSSGNDITERKKAEQALVFAKLITENANRTKRQFLSNISHELRTPLNLIIGYSDLLHEDYVGTTTKEQKEYLEVVKRSGNRLLLLLNSMIELSAIEEGKIELDIKEFSVPVIIKDIKNSTLPMAKKKHIDLQFCMDEDIKTIKADKNKFKTVLYNLINNAIKFTDECGNIKVDVTKEGQMLSVSVKDNGIGIEKENIGKLFQPFSQIDSSLNRKFEGAGLGLSIVKEFVEMHGGSVNVETEINKGSNFSFTIPIPNENN